In Streptantibioticus cattleyicolor NRRL 8057 = DSM 46488, a genomic segment contains:
- a CDS encoding RNA polymerase sigma factor SigF, with translation MRRTPDSHPAGPARTRKRPAAATATATAARHPARPHRARRTSHPHDDAPDTTDAFRRIATLPDGPERDRLRKEVVAAWIPMAERLATRFRNRGEAVEDLKQVAALGLVKAVDRYDPERGTAFASFAVPTVVGEVKRHFRDHLWGLHVPRRVQELRNRVRTARNDLTQSIDGRGPTVAEIAEHAGLSEEEVLLGLEAIDSFSTMSLDAELPGSDGYTLVDTLGLPDPGMDAVVDRESVKPRLRQLPERERTILYLRFFDDMTQSQIARIMGISQMHVSRLINRTCARLRAEILAE, from the coding sequence ATGCGTCGTACCCCCGATTCCCACCCGGCCGGCCCCGCCAGGACCCGCAAGCGCCCGGCAGCCGCCACAGCCACCGCCACCGCCGCCCGTCACCCCGCCCGGCCGCACCGCGCCCGGCGCACCTCCCACCCGCACGACGACGCCCCCGACACCACCGACGCCTTCCGCCGGATAGCCACCCTGCCGGACGGCCCGGAACGGGACCGGCTGCGCAAGGAGGTGGTGGCGGCGTGGATACCCATGGCCGAACGCCTCGCCACCCGGTTCCGCAACCGCGGCGAGGCCGTCGAGGACCTCAAGCAGGTGGCCGCGCTCGGCCTGGTCAAGGCCGTCGACCGGTACGACCCGGAACGCGGCACCGCGTTCGCCAGCTTCGCGGTGCCCACCGTGGTCGGTGAGGTCAAACGCCACTTCCGCGACCACCTGTGGGGGCTGCACGTACCCCGCCGGGTGCAGGAACTGCGCAACCGGGTCCGTACCGCCCGCAACGACCTGACCCAGTCCATCGACGGACGCGGCCCCACCGTCGCCGAGATCGCCGAACACGCCGGGCTCAGCGAGGAGGAGGTGCTCCTCGGCCTGGAGGCGATCGACAGCTTCTCCACCATGTCGCTCGACGCCGAACTGCCCGGCTCCGACGGCTACACGCTGGTCGACACCCTCGGCCTGCCCGACCCCGGCATGGACGCCGTGGTCGACCGGGAATCGGTCAAACCCCGGCTGCGGCAACTACCCGAACGCGAACGCACCATCTTGTACCTGCGGTTCTTCGACGACATGACGCAAAGCCAGATAGCCCGCATCATGGGCATCTCGCAAATGCACGTCTCCCGGCTGATCAACCGAACCTGCGCCCGGCTGCGCGCCGAGATCCTGGCCGAGTGA
- a CDS encoding MBL fold metallo-hydrolase — MTDQADPRTEQGGYTTARNRPRPLGERRQWPRSFAGRLTGPLPGFLELAQAGRPVFRPRADPAQVAALPYDPAPLPAVGTGTVAITWVGHASWVIRLGGLTVLTDPVWSRRILATPPRLTPPGVPWRDLPAVDAVVISHNHYDHLDLPTLRRLPPRTALFVPAGLARWCRRRGFTCVTELDWWESAQLGGVSFDFVPAHHWSKRTLTDTCRTLWGGWVLTGPDGHRVYFAGDTGYGHWFTEIGRRHPGIDVALLPIGAYAPRNLLRTVHTDPEEAVRACLDVGARAMAPMHWATFLLAGEPPLEPLARVRAAWQATGRPRTDLWDLPVGGSRVLTGP, encoded by the coding sequence ATGACCGATCAGGCCGACCCCCGGACCGAGCAGGGCGGATACACCACGGCACGGAACCGGCCCCGGCCCCTGGGGGAGCGGCGCCAGTGGCCGAGATCCTTCGCCGGCCGCCTCACCGGCCCGCTCCCCGGTTTCCTGGAGCTGGCCCAGGCCGGCCGGCCGGTCTTCCGGCCGCGCGCCGACCCCGCCCAGGTCGCCGCCCTGCCGTACGACCCCGCCCCGCTGCCCGCGGTCGGCACCGGCACCGTCGCCATCACCTGGGTGGGCCACGCCAGCTGGGTGATCCGCCTCGGCGGCCTCACCGTGCTCACCGACCCGGTCTGGTCGCGCCGCATCCTCGCCACCCCGCCCCGGCTCACCCCGCCCGGCGTGCCCTGGCGCGACCTGCCCGCCGTGGACGCCGTGGTCATCAGCCACAACCACTACGACCACCTCGACCTGCCCACGCTGCGCAGACTGCCGCCGCGCACCGCCCTGTTCGTCCCGGCCGGGCTGGCCCGCTGGTGCCGCCGCCGGGGCTTCACCTGCGTCACCGAACTCGACTGGTGGGAGTCGGCCCAACTCGGCGGCGTCTCCTTCGACTTCGTCCCCGCCCACCACTGGAGCAAGCGCACCCTGACCGACACCTGCCGCACCCTGTGGGGCGGCTGGGTGCTCACCGGACCCGACGGCCACCGGGTCTACTTCGCCGGGGACACCGGCTACGGCCACTGGTTCACCGAGATCGGCCGCCGCCACCCGGGGATCGACGTCGCGCTGCTGCCGATCGGCGCCTACGCCCCGCGCAACCTGCTGCGCACCGTGCACACCGACCCCGAGGAGGCGGTACGGGCCTGCCTGGACGTGGGCGCCCGGGCGATGGCCCCGATGCACTGGGCCACCTTCCTGCTCGCCGGCGAGCCCCCGCTGGAACCGCTGGCCCGGGTCCGCGCCGCCTGGCAGGCCACCGGACGGCCCCGTACCGACCTGTGGGACCTGCCGGTGGGCGGCTCCCGGGTGC
- a CDS encoding thiamine pyrophosphate-requiring protein has translation MSTKVSDYVLARLREWGITHVFAYPGDGINGLLAAWARAGDDPRFIQARHEEMAAFEAVGYAKFTGKVAVCAATSGPGAIHLLNGLYDAKLDHVPVVAIVGQTNRSAMGGSYQQEVDLHTLYKDVAAEFVETVNVPEQLPNVLDRAIRTAYSRRCPTAVIIPADVQELEYSPPTHAFKMVPSSMGLSGWSPLPDADAVDRAAEVLNAGEKVAILVGQGAAGARAEVEQAADILGAGVAKALLGKDVLSDELPYVTGPVGLLGSRPSYELMRDCDTLLTIGSSFPYAQFMPDYGSARGVQIDLDPHMVGMRYPYEVNLVGDARATLLRLLPKLERKTDRGWQEGVIAGVEKWHGVMARRAEQSADPINPELVAHALDPLLPEDAVLTCDSGSVANWYARHVRMRGRMRGSLSGTLATMGSGVPYAIGAKFAHPDRPAIALVGDGAMQMNGMAELITVAKYRGEWSDPRLIVAVWNNQDLNQVTWEMRSMSGSPQFLPSQSIPDVHYAAFAESLGLTGIRVEKPEGVVSAWQHALDADGPVVLEFLTDPAVPPIPPHATWDQMEATAAAILKGDADRGDMVKQGLKAKVQEFLPGRKKAGEQG, from the coding sequence ATGAGTACCAAGGTGTCCGACTACGTCCTCGCCCGGCTGCGGGAGTGGGGCATCACCCATGTGTTCGCCTATCCGGGTGATGGCATCAACGGGCTGCTGGCCGCGTGGGCCCGGGCCGGTGACGATCCGCGGTTCATCCAGGCGCGGCACGAGGAGATGGCGGCGTTCGAGGCGGTGGGGTACGCCAAGTTCACCGGCAAGGTCGCGGTCTGCGCGGCGACCTCGGGGCCGGGGGCGATCCACCTGCTCAACGGGTTGTACGACGCCAAGCTCGACCACGTCCCGGTGGTGGCGATCGTCGGGCAGACCAACCGCAGCGCGATGGGCGGCTCGTACCAGCAGGAGGTCGACCTGCACACGCTCTACAAGGACGTGGCCGCCGAGTTCGTGGAGACCGTCAACGTCCCCGAGCAGCTGCCCAACGTGCTGGACCGGGCGATCCGCACCGCGTACTCCCGGCGCTGCCCGACCGCGGTGATCATCCCGGCGGACGTGCAGGAGCTGGAGTACTCCCCGCCCACCCACGCCTTCAAGATGGTGCCGTCCAGCATGGGCCTGTCCGGCTGGTCGCCGCTGCCGGACGCGGACGCGGTGGACCGGGCCGCCGAGGTGCTCAACGCCGGCGAGAAGGTGGCGATCCTGGTGGGCCAGGGCGCCGCCGGGGCCCGCGCGGAGGTGGAGCAGGCGGCCGACATCCTGGGCGCCGGGGTGGCCAAGGCGCTGCTCGGCAAGGACGTGCTCAGCGACGAACTCCCGTACGTCACCGGCCCGGTGGGGCTGCTGGGCTCCCGTCCCTCCTACGAGCTGATGCGGGACTGCGACACGCTGCTGACCATCGGGTCGAGCTTCCCGTACGCGCAGTTCATGCCGGACTACGGCAGCGCGCGCGGGGTGCAGATCGACCTCGATCCGCACATGGTGGGGATGCGCTACCCGTACGAGGTCAACCTGGTCGGCGACGCGCGAGCCACGCTGCTGCGGCTGCTGCCCAAGCTGGAGCGGAAGACGGACCGCGGCTGGCAGGAGGGCGTGATCGCGGGCGTGGAGAAGTGGCACGGGGTGATGGCGCGGCGGGCCGAGCAGTCGGCCGACCCGATCAACCCCGAACTGGTCGCCCACGCCCTCGATCCGCTGCTGCCCGAGGACGCCGTGCTCACCTGCGACTCCGGTTCGGTGGCCAACTGGTACGCGCGCCATGTGCGGATGCGCGGCCGGATGCGCGGTTCGCTGTCGGGGACGCTGGCGACCATGGGCAGCGGGGTGCCGTACGCGATCGGGGCGAAGTTCGCCCATCCGGACCGGCCGGCGATCGCGCTGGTCGGGGACGGCGCGATGCAGATGAACGGGATGGCGGAGCTGATCACCGTCGCCAAGTACCGCGGCGAGTGGAGCGATCCGCGGCTGATCGTGGCGGTGTGGAACAACCAGGACCTCAACCAGGTGACCTGGGAGATGCGGTCGATGAGCGGTTCGCCGCAGTTCCTGCCGTCGCAGTCGATCCCGGACGTGCACTACGCGGCCTTCGCCGAGTCGCTGGGGCTGACCGGGATCCGGGTGGAGAAGCCCGAGGGCGTGGTCTCCGCCTGGCAGCACGCGCTCGACGCCGACGGGCCGGTGGTGCTGGAGTTCCTCACCGATCCGGCGGTGCCGCCGATCCCGCCGCACGCCACCTGGGACCAGATGGAGGCCACCGCCGCCGCCATCCTCAAGGGCGACGCCGACCGGGGCGACATGGTCAAGCAGGGGCTGAAGGCGAAGGTCCAGGAGTTCCTGCCGGGCCGCAAAAAGGCGGGTGAGCAGGGTTGA
- a CDS encoding aminotransferase class I/II-fold pyridoxal phosphate-dependent enzyme yields the protein MRWTPGTPAAPTDPGLPVPPWLAERLAGAAGRARAVPVGGARLVREAAAGYWERRGLPTTPERVLLAPGPGPLLLALLAVAGGDLVVARPHPAWYPGPAALLGRRVHPVSAPAECGGVPDPVALLETVRRARAEGGRPRLVMLTVADDPTGTVVPPELVREVCEAVTDAGLLAVSDETYRDLPHDPHTVLLSPAEALHGRTLVLTDLAGALLPPGWPAAVLRFPLEGPAAALAEPVRAALAAQRAHPAAPVAEAARYALAEPATVREHTAAAARLHATVARAAHRVVTEAGALCPPPGAGFHLYPDLGALRPALAPRGVTGAAALETRLPGAHGGHHFGDDPAGLRVRLDVPALYGGTDGERAAALAAADPPRLPHVAEALTRLRAAFAELTTG from the coding sequence ATGCGGTGGACCCCTGGCACCCCGGCCGCCCCCACCGATCCCGGGCTGCCGGTCCCGCCGTGGCTCGCCGAACGGCTGGCCGGCGCCGCGGGGCGGGCCCGGGCGGTGCCGGTCGGCGGCGCCCGCCTGGTACGTGAGGCGGCGGCCGGCTACTGGGAGCGGCGCGGACTGCCCACCACCCCGGAACGGGTGCTGCTCGCCCCCGGGCCCGGCCCGCTGCTGCTGGCGCTGCTCGCGGTGGCCGGCGGCGACCTGGTGGTGGCCCGCCCGCACCCCGCCTGGTACCCCGGGCCGGCCGCGCTGCTGGGCCGCCGGGTCCACCCGGTGTCCGCCCCGGCCGAATGCGGCGGCGTCCCCGACCCGGTGGCGCTGCTGGAGACGGTGCGCCGGGCCCGCGCCGAGGGCGGCCGGCCCCGGCTGGTGATGCTCACCGTCGCCGACGACCCCACCGGCACCGTCGTCCCGCCCGAACTGGTGCGCGAGGTGTGCGAGGCGGTCACCGACGCCGGACTGCTCGCGGTCTCCGACGAGACCTACCGCGACCTGCCGCACGACCCGCACACCGTGCTGCTCAGCCCCGCCGAGGCGCTGCACGGCCGCACCCTGGTCCTCACCGACCTCGCGGGCGCGCTGCTGCCGCCCGGCTGGCCCGCCGCCGTGCTGCGTTTCCCGCTCGAAGGGCCGGCCGCCGCCCTGGCCGAGCCGGTCCGCGCGGCGCTCGCCGCGCAGCGCGCCCACCCGGCCGCCCCGGTCGCCGAAGCCGCCCGCTACGCCCTGGCGGAACCGGCCACGGTACGGGAGCACACCGCCGCCGCGGCCCGGCTGCACGCCACGGTGGCCCGCGCCGCGCACCGCGTGGTCACCGAAGCCGGGGCGCTCTGCCCGCCGCCCGGGGCCGGCTTCCACCTCTACCCCGACCTCGGCGCGCTGCGCCCGGCCCTCGCGCCGCGCGGCGTCACCGGCGCCGCCGCCCTGGAGACCCGGCTGCCCGGTGCGCACGGCGGCCACCACTTCGGCGACGACCCGGCCGGACTGCGGGTCCGGCTGGACGTCCCCGCGCTGTACGGCGGTACGGACGGCGAACGCGCCGCCGCGCTGGCCGCCGCCGACCCGCCGCGGCTCCCGCATGTCGCCGAGGCGTTGACCCGGCTCCGCGCAGCCTTCGCCGAACTGACGACAGGGTGA